The Halorussus gelatinilyticus genome contains the following window.
GGCGACCGGAGGTAGGCCCGCGACTCGGCGAAGTCCACGGCGTCGCTCGCAGCGAACACCGCGCCGACCGGGACGTAGCGCCCGACGACCGCCGCGAGACCCAACCGTTCGAGAATCGCCTTGCCGCGCTGGTAAGTCAGGCCGAACTCCGCCGCTACCCCGGCGAGTCTCCGGAGCAGTTCGGCGTCGCCGTCCTGCCCGCCGTCGTCGCTTTCGGTCAGTCGCTCGTCTTTGATCTGGAACCACGAGGGAACGCCTTGGCCCTCGGTCGTGGTCTCGACCACGCCCGCTTCGCGGAGGAACTGGTTGACCCGGACCTCGTAGCCGTCGTACTCGCCCATCCCGTGGTCGCTGGCGACGACGACGGTGTCGGGGTCGCAGTCGTCCAGAATCGCGCCGACCTGCTCGTCGACGCGGCGATAGACCTGCCGGACCTTCTCGTCGTCGCCGGGGAAGTCGTGGAAGACGGCGTCGGTCTTCTGGAACTGGACGAAGCCGAAGTCGGGGTCGAAGCGCGACGCGAGGTAGCGGAACGCCTCGCCGCGCATCCGGGTGAGTTCGAGGTAGTCGGCGAACTTCTCCTCGGCGTTCGCGCGCTCGTCGGTCTCCCGGCGGGCGTAGACGCGGTAGTCGCCGATTTCGTCCCGGATATCGTCGAGGACGCCCTCGGGGTGGCAGGCCGGGTCCTCGGAGGCGAGATACCCCGGCACGACGGCGCCGTCGATGTCGGGCGGCGGACTCGTGACCGGCGCGTTGACGACGACGCTGGTCAGACCCTCCTCGTCGAGATACTCCCAGAGAGTCCGCCTGCGCACGTCGGTCGCGTTCACGATGTCCCAGTCGTAGCCGTCGAACCGCAGGAAGTCGAAGACGCCGTGCTTGCCGGGGTTGGTGCCGGTGTACAGCGAGGGCCACGCGCTGGCGGTCCACGGCGGAATCTGGGACTCCAGTCGCTCGCTGGCTCCCTCCGCGAAGAGAGATTCGAGGTGCGGTAACTCGTCGTCCTCGAACATCGGTCGGAGAACGGGGAGACAGGCGGCGTCGAGTCCGACCAGCAGTGTCTTCATACTCCGACGAATCGGACGAGGCGGCTTAAAACTGCTTTTCCGCGACGCTATTCGAGGTAGCCCAGTTCCCGGAGGTTCCGCTCGACGCCCGCGCTGTACTCGGCGTCGGTCGCGCTCTCGGCCCCGTCGAACGACTCCCCGAGCGTCGCCGCGAGTCGCTCGCGGAGCGGTGCCACGACCGCCTCGTCGGGGTCCGAGACGACCGCCTCGCCCGGCAGTTCGTAGAGGACTTCCTCGCCGTCCGACCGTAACTCGAAGCGATACTCGTCGGTCCGAATCGACTTGCGGCCGACCTCGAACTCCCGGAGCGTCTCCTCGGACACCTCGCTGGCGGCCTCGGCGTCGCGCTCGTCGGAGGGCGCTTTCGCGGCGAAGACGGCGTCGCGTCGCGCGTCGCCGAGCAGCGACGACCCGTCCGTCTCGGGGGCGTCGAGACCGCACAGGTCACACAGCGTGGCGAACAGGTCGATGTGGGAGGCGAGGTCGGTGCGGCGCTCGCCCGCCGGAACGCCGGGACCCGAGACCACCAGCGGGACGCGAGTCACCTCGTCGTAGAGGAAGTCGCCGTGGTAGAAGCCGCCGTGTTCGCCGAACAGTTCGCCGTGGTCGGACGTGAGGACCAGCAGAGTGTCGTCGGCCAGCCCCTGTCGGTCGAGCCAGTCGAGGAACGCCCCGAGTCGGTCGTCCAGATACCGGAGGCTCGCGGCGTACCACTCGCGTAGCACGTCGAGTTCGGCGTCCGAGACGTACTCGTCGTCCTCGAAGTACCGCAACGCGATGGACGTCGCGTCGGCACCGTCCGCGGCGTCGAACAGCCGTTCGTCACGAATTTCGGGGTCGTCGAACTCACAGGGCGCGTCCAGCAACTCCTCGGCGAGACCGAACCGCGGCCGGGAGAGTTCCGGCGTCGCCGCCCGCTTGTACGGTCGCGGCGGGTCGTAGGGGCTGTGGACGGTCGTCAGGTTCGCCATCGCGAAGAACGGTTCCGGGGCGTCGGCGAGCCACTCGCGGAGTCGGTCGAACTTGATTTCGCTGTAGTAGTCGTTGCCCGCTCCCGCGAGGCGCAGGAAGTCGCGCCGAATCAACGGGTCGGTCACGAGCTGCCGGAGGTAGTCGAGCGAGGGGCGCTTGGCCACCTCCTCGTACACCTCGTAATACTCGTCGAAGCCGCGATCGAGACCCGTCGCGGACCCCATCTTCGCGGGACCGGGGATGCCGTAGGTCCGGTAGCCTCGGTCGGAGAACCACTCCGCGAGCAAGGGAACCGACTCGGGCATCGTCGGCCACGCGCCGTCGAACCCGGTGTCGGAGGGGTATCGCCCGGAGAACATCGCGCCGTGGGACGGCGGGGTCCACGGGCCGACGGCGAAGGCGTTCTCGAAGACCGTCCCCCGCCGAGCCACGCGGTCGAAGGCCGTCGTCTCGACGGGGAACGCTCGGTCGTAACACGAGAGCGCGTCGGCCCGGAGCGTGTCGAAGACGAGGAGGATGACGTTCGAGCGGTCGGTCATACTGCGACACTGGGCGTTCGGTCGTGTTAAACGTTCGATTCTGTCGGCGGTGTCCGGGCGACGGAGACGACGGAGGCGAGCCCGTCGCCCGCCTCGACACGCCGACGATTGAGCGTCCTTTTTATCACTCGCCCCGGAAACTTCGGCCGAACATGGACCCGGACACCGCCCGCGTCGCCATGCTCCACCAAGACCCGCATCCGGCACACCGCGGGTTCGCGGAGGCGGTCGGCGCGGACCTCGTTGACTACCATCGGCTCTCGCTCGGTCCGTTGGAGGGCACCGTCGCCGAGGACGGCCTGAACGGGCTGGCGTACCCGAACTACGACGCGTACATCGTGGAAGGCTCGCGACCGCTCTACGCCGCGCTCGCCCGGCGGTTCACCCGCGGCGGGAAGCTCATCTACCTCTGTGCCGACCACGGGCTCTACCAGCTCGGCAACGCCGACTTCGAGGGGAGTTCGACCGTGAAGTCGCTGGTCGGGAAGTTCGGCACGCCGCTGGTCCGTGCGGTCGGGCGGCGCGGCATCGACGGGGTAATCGCGGTCTCGGAGTTCGCCGCGGAGTTCACGCGCCCGGTCGTCGGTCCCGACACACCCATCGAAGTCGCCCACCCGTTCGTCCAGCAAGCAGAGTACGACGCGCTCGGAGGAGTCGAACCCGACCTCGACTCGAACGTCGCGGTCACGGTCGCTCGCCCGTGGAAGTACAAGGGCGTCGATATGCTGGTCGAGGCGTGGCCCCGCGTGCGCGAACAGTTCCCCGACGCCCAACTGCACGTGGTCGGGAAGGGTCATCCGGACGACTACGGGACCACCCCCGGCGTCCGCGTTCGCGGGTACGTCGAGGACCTCGCCGACGCGTTCGCCCCCGCCTCGCTGTTCGTCCAACCGTCCCGGATGGACACCTTCCCGGTCAGCACGCTGGAGGCGATGCGCGCCGGACTCCCGCCGCTCGTGACTCGGACCGCCGGAACTCGCTCGGAAGCCCGCGAAATCGACCCGCTGTTCGTCGCGGAGCCGAACCCGGAGGCGCTGGCGCGCGGCGTCCGGGAGTACTTCGTCCGGGACACCGCCGAGCGACGACGGCTCTCGGCGGCCGCTCGGGAGCGCGGGTCGCGCTTCGACCCCGAGTCGCGGAAGGCCGCGTTCGGGCGAGCGTTCCGCGACGTTCTCAAAGAACTTTAGCTTCGGGAGCGCGAGGGGTCAGGCATGACCGTCTACGTCGTCGGATTGGACGGGGCCGACTGGTCCCTGCTCCGCCCGTGGGCCGAGGAAGGCCACCTCCCGGCGTTCGCCCGGATTCTGGACGAGGGCGCGTCGGGCGACCTCGAAAGCACCCTCCCGCCCGTCACGTTCCCGGCGTGGAAGTGCTACTCGACCGGCAAGACGCCCGGCAAGTTGGGCGTCTACGAGTGGTTCGCCTACGACCGCGACGCGAACGAGATTTCGGCCAACGACGCCAGCGACTTCCGGTCGCGCGAGTACTGGGACGTGCTGGCCGACCGCGGAGTGCGCGCCGGGGTGGTGAACATGCCGACGACCCACCCGCCCGAGAGCGACGATGGCGTCTTCGTCGTCGCCGGAAGCCCCGCGACCGAGCGCGAGGCGTTCACCAGCCCTCGGTCGCTCAAGTCCGACCTCCTCGACGCGATTCCCGACTATCGGGTCAAGCCCGACCTCGTGCTGGACGAGGCCACGCCCGACGAACTGGTTTCGGAGGCCCGCGACCTCTTCGAGCAGCGGTTCGAGGCCGCGACGTGGCTGGCCGACGAGAAGGACTGCGAGTTAGTCCACACCACGCTGTTCGCCACCGACACGCTCCAGCACAGGCTGTGGGACCGCCCCGAGAAGCTCCGGGCGGCCTACGAGCGCGTGGACGAGTTACTCGCCGACCTGCTCGACCGCGAGGACGCCGAGGCCGTCTTCCTGATGAGCGACCACGGCTTCACCGAGATAGACGAGATATTCCTCGTCAACCAGTGGCTCTTGGAACGTGGGGACCTCGCCGTCGAGGAGTCCGAGACCCGCGACCTGCTCGCGTCGGTCGGCCTGACCGAGGAGCGACTGAAGCGACTCGTCGGGAAGCTCGGCCTCGTGAACCTCGCCCAGTCGCTCATCCCCGAGTCGGCCCAGCGGTTCTTCCCGAGCGAGAGCGGTCGGGTGGCGATTCAGGACGCCGACATCGACTGGTCGCGGACGAAGGCGGTCTCACTCGGCCGGGGTCCCCTCTACGTCAATCGCCGCGCGTTCCCCGACGAGGAGGCCGCCCAGTCCTACGCCGACGAACTCGCGGCCGACCTCGAAGCTCTCGACACGCCCGCTGGCGACCCTGTGGCCGCCGCGGTCCACGACCCTGCCGACGTGTACACCGGCGAGCGAGCGCGGGGTCCGGACCTCCTCGTGGAGTACGCGACCGGCGTGGACGCTCCAGAGGCCATCGGCGGCGGCGTGTTCGGCGAGACGACCGAGTGGCTGGCGACCCACCGCCGCACGGGGGTCTTCGCGGCGTGGGGCGAGAACGTCGCGGCCGGGAACAACGACCTCGACCTGTACGACCTCGCACCCACGATTCTCCACTATCTCGGCGCGCCGGTCCCCGAGGACGCGGACGGCGAGGTCCGCCGCGACGTGTTGACCGGCGAACCGGCGGACCGCGAGGTCGAGGACGGGCCGCCGACCGCGACCGACGCCGCCGGTCGCGGCGCTGGCGACGAGGTGGAGGAGACGCTTCGGGAACTGGGGTACATGGAGTGATTCCGAGCAGATGAATCCGCTGACGCGCTTTCCGCGACTCAACAACGCGTGGATGGACCTGAAACACCGCCTGTCTCACTGGCAGAAGCGGCGCGAGCGCGCCGCCGAGACGGACTTCGACGCGAGCGTGGGCGACCCCCGGAACGTCCTCGTGGTCGTCGTGGACTGCCTCCGGGCGGACCACGTCGGTCGGTTCGGCCACGACCGCGAGACGACGCCGACCCTCGATTCGTTCGACGCGGCGGCGTTCTCGAACGCCAAGGCCGCGAGTACGTGGACCTTCCCCTCCGTCCCCTCGCTCCTCTCCGGGCGCTACCCTCACGAACACGGCGGCCGCTTCGAGACCGACCCGCGGAACCTCTCGGCCGCGGAGTTTCCCCAGCGACCGCGCGCCGACGTGCCGACGCTTCCCGACCTGTTGGAGACGGCGGGCTACGACACCGGGATGATAACCGCGATTCCGATGGCCGAGAAGGCGGTCGGCGAGCGCTTCCAGCACGTCTCGGTTCGCTACACCGACGCCAGCGAACGCGTCGAAACCGCCCGCGATTGGATTTCGGGGCGGGACCGGTGGTTCTGTTACCTCCACCTCGGGGACCCCCACGCACCACTCGACGTGCCCGACGACCACCGCGAGACGTTCGGGGTGCCCGAACTGGACGACCTCGAAGACTGGCGGTTCCGCGAGACCACCGACGGCGACGGCTTCGAGACGTATCGTGACGCCAGACTCCGGGCCTACGACGCCGCGGTTCGCGGTGCCGACGACGCGCTCGCGCCCCTGCTGGCGGACGTGGGCGACGACACCGTGGTCGTCGTCTGCGGCGACCACGGCGAGGCGTTCTGGGAGCATCCCGACCTCGAACGCCGACTCAACGACGACCCGAGGGGCTACTACGCGACCGACCACGGCCACAGCGTCCTCGAAGAGGTCGCGCGCGTCCCGCTCTGGGTTCGCGCGCCCGGCGTCGAGCGGATGGAGTCCGACCGCGCCGTCTCGCTCGTGGACGTGGCACCGAGCGTCCTTCGAGCGCTCGACGCCGACGTTCCGGATGGAGTCAGCGGCCGGGACCTCCGAGACGCACCCGACGACCGAACGATTCTCTGCGAGGAGACGGCCTACGGCTACAATCAGCGGGCGGTTTGGCAAGACGGCCGGAAGTTGGTCTCGGTGCCCGAAACCGGAACCCGGCTCGCCTTCGACCTCGACGGCTACCTCGAAGGCGACCCGCTCGGCGCGGTGCCGGACCACCTTGACGCGGCGCTGGCGTCGTTCGGCGGCGGCGTCGAGGGCGGCGAGCGGATGGACGTGGACGGCGCGACCCAGGACCGACTCGAAGAACTCGGCTACCTCGAATGAAGACGCATCGGCTTCGAATACGAAGATGACTCTGGGGCGTCGCTATTCCAGATACCCCAAGTCTTCGAGGTGGTCCTCGACCATCTCCTCGTCCTCGGCGATACCTCGGGAACTGCCTTCGCGCAGTCGCTTCATGCGTTCTTGATGGTCGTCCAGCGCGTCAGCGACCGCCTCGTACTCGGGCGGCGCGTCCTCGGCGCGGTCGTCCTCGGGGCGTTCGTCGGGCGTCTCGCGCACGTCGAAGCAGAACTCGCCGTCGTCGGCGTGGCGAAGCACCTTCCAGCCGTCGGCTCGCCGGGCACAACAACGGGCGTAGTCTATCTGGCGACCGACGTCGGCGAACGCGTACTCGCGGGACTCGGCCTCGCCGTCGGCGACTTCGAGCGCCGACTCGCCCTCCCACCCGTCGAAGCCGTCGAGCGAGAGCGCGTCGCAGACGGTCGGTGCCGCGTCGATGAGTCGAATCTGGCCGTCCACGGTGGCGGCTTCCCTGTCGGGGTGGTGGACGAGGAAGGGGACGCGAAGCACGCCCTCCCAGAACTCCGGCGGGTGGCCGGCGTGGCCGTGTTCGCCAACGAGTTCGCCGTGGTCGGCGGTGAACACCACCACCGTCTCGTCCAAGAGGTCGCGGTTCTCCAGCGCGGTCAGCACGCCGTCGAACTGGTCGTCCACGTAGGCGCACTCGGCGTCGTAGAGTTGCCGGATTAGCTCCCACTCGCGGTCGGTCATCTCGTCGGGGTGGTGGGTCCCCTTCCGGGAGAGTCCGCGACACTCCGAGAGCGAGAGCGGTTCGTCGAGGAACTGCCGCTGGTACTCGTCGGGGGCCTCGTAGGGGTGGTGGGCGTCCATGTAGTGGAGCCACGTGAACCAGTCGTCGGAGTCGTCGTCCGACCGGTCGTCTATCCAGTCGAACGCGCGGCGGTTCAGCGACTCGGCGCGCTCGTACTCGCTCTCCTGTCCGGTCGCGCTGGCGAAGAGGGCGTCCACCCGATTGTAGACCGACTCGATGGTCCGGAACAGCGTCCCGTCCTTGTCGAGGTTCGACTGGACGAACTGCTTGAGTTTCCCGGCCTCGGCCGCGCCGCTGGCGTCGTACATCGTCTCGAAGCCGCGGTCGTAGTGGTACGACCCGCTGGCGAAGTGGTTGTCGGTGTAGCCCGCGGTGGCGTAGCCGGCGTCGCGGAGTCGCTCGGCGAGCGTCCGGATGCCGTCGTCGGTGCCGGGTTCGGGGATGCCCAGTCCCTCGATGCTGGCGAAGTACCGACTGGCGTGAATCGTCGGGAACGAGGCGGGCGTCGAGGGACCGTTGGCGATACACTCGGTGAATTCGACCGCTCCGTCGGCGAACGACCGGGTCGCGGGCATCACCTCCGGGTTCACCCGGTCGGCCCGGAGCGAATCCACGGTCACGAGGAGGACGTTCATATGCGCTCACTGTCGGCCGACGCTTAAAACCCTACTCGTAGCGAGTCAGCACGCGGTCGGCCACGTCGTCCCACGTCGGGAGCGCGGCGGCGGGCGCGTCGCGTCCGACTGCGTTCCGGACCGCCTCGGCGACCGTCTCGGGCGCGATCGCCGCCACGCTCTCGCAGTCCGGCCTGTCGGCCCAATCGACCAGCGCGCCCGCCTCCCGGACGACGCAGGGCGTCCCGGCCGCCAGCGCCTCGGCGACCGTCATGCCGTACGCCTCGAACGTCGAGAGCGTGAGATACGCCGAGGCCCCGGCGTACAGCCCCGGAAGGCGCTCGTCGGCGACGTAGCCAAGAAACTCGACGCGCGACGCGACGCCCTCCCTGCGTGCGACCGCCTCCAGTTCCTCCCGGTAGTCGCCCGACCCCGCGACTAGCAGGTCGTACTCCGGCAGCTCCGACAGGGCGCGAATCGCGTGCTGGACGCCCTTGTACGCTTCCAGTCGCCCGACGCAGAGCAGGTAGGGCCGGTCGCGCTCCTCGGGGGTCGCGTCGGCGAATCGCTCGGCGTTCAGCCCGTTGGGTATCACGGTCGCCTCGACGCCGAAGTCCGAGCGCAGTCGGTCGCGCTCCCAGTCGCTGACCGCGATTACCTCGTCGGCGCGGTCGAGCGCCCAACCGCCGAGCGGCCGATAGAGCGAGAGGAGTCTGTCGCGGAAGTCGCTCGCGCTCGCGCCGTGGTAGTGGGGCGTCACGACGAATCGCGCGTCTTCAGGCCCGGCGCTCCCCCCGACGGCGACCCCCAGCGCCGCGAAGAACGCGGGCAGCGAGTGGTAGTTGTGAGCGTGGACTACGTCGGGGTCGGCCCGCCGGACCGCGGGCGCGACGCCGGGCGCGACGTGGAACGCGCCGCCGGGCGCGAACCCCCGGAACCGCCGCACTCGCACCCCCTCGCGGGTCTCGCGCCGCGGGAGGTCCGCCTCGGCGTCGGCCGTGAACACCGTCACGTCGTGGCCGAGGGCGACGAGTCGGCGGCTTATCTCGGCGACGTGCGTCTCGACGCCGCCGGTGTGTGGCGCGTAGCGCGGCGCGACCTGTAGAATCTTCATCGGGGTCAGTCGAAGGCTTCCCGAAGCTCTTCGTCAACTTCCCACGTGCCGTCGCCCTTCCCGCGGAGGAGTTCGACCGCGGCGTGGAGCAGGGAGACCTGCGAGTCGAAGACGGCGTAGACGGCTTGGAGCGGCCCGAGGAGGTCCTTCTGTCCGAGCCAGACGAATCCGGCGAGCGCGGCCGGAACCGCGAGTCCGGCGAGACCCGCCACGGAGACTCCGGCCGCCGTGACCGCCAGCACGTCGAGCGCGACTAGCCACGGCGAGACCACCATGAACCACCAATTGAACGGGAGGACCAGTTTGCCGTAGTTGCCGTACTTGCCGAGCGCGTCGCGGTGCTGAGCGAGCAGGCGAATCAGGCCCATCCCTCGGCGGTCCTTCTGGAGACGGCGCTTGCCGAAGTCCGAGTGGGACGCCTCCTTGTACCGGACCGCGGGGTCGAATATCACGCGGTCGCCGCCCCGACGAATCTTGAGCGCCAACTCGGTGTCGTCGGCCAGCGAGTTGGGGTCGATGGGGACGATGGCGTCGTTCTCGAACGCCGAGAACGGGCCGTGGAAGATGAGCGTCGAGTCGAGGTGCGATTCGAGCGTCTGGATGTGGGCCTGCACGCCGCGGTAGCCGGCCTCGACCTCGCTCCCGCCCAAGACTTCGGCGTTCTGGCCCGTGACCGCGGCCACGTCGGGGTCCGCGAGGTTGGCGGCCGCCTCCCGGAGCGCGTCGTCGGCGACGTACGAGTCGCAGTCGGTCTTGACGACCATCTCGTTCTCCGCGGCGGCGTAGGCGTCGTTCAGCGCGGGTGCGAGTCCCCGGCGCTCCTGCTCGCGGATGAGGTTCAGGTCGGGCGCGTCCCGGTCGGCGAAGTACTCCTCTATCAGTTCCGGCGTCTCGTCGTCGCTCGAATCCACGACGACCAACTCAACTTTCTCCATCGGATAGTCCAGCGACAGCACGTCGTCGAGTTTCTTCTCGATGATTCCCGACTCGTTGTACGTCGGCAGGACGATGCTGACGGTCGGTTCGTCGTCGCGCTTCTCGGCCGGCGACCCGCTGGGCGAGACGGCCGCGTAGAGGGCGAGATACGCGAGATACGGCAGCGCCGTGGCGGCGACGAGCGCCCCGGCGGCGGCCACGAAGGAGTTCATACGACCGGGTATGGAATCGGACTATAACATACTGTTGGTCGCTCGTCGGCGGGACGGCCGACCGGCGTCTCTTCGTCGGCGAGACACAAGAAAAGATAGTACGGACAGGACGAAAGTGAGAGGAAGGTCGCTACCGGATTAGACCGTGACCGCGCTCTCTTGGGAGAGCGACTGGGGCACGTTCGCGCGGTAGAGCGTCACTGCGCCGTACTGGGTAGTGAGCTTCAGCTTGACTTCCTCGCCCTCGCCGAGGCCGGTGCCACTTTCGCGGATGGCAGTGGCATCCATCGTAATCTTGAAGCGGTCGTCCTGTGTGTTGAGAACGGGTTCGGAGCCATCGGGGTCCTTGATGGAGCTGACGTCGAACTCGGTGCCGTTCAGCGTGTCGGGCGCAGCGGTGTTGTGGACCAGCGTCGTTGCCTCCTCCGGACCGATCCACTCGATGGTGGCCGACGAGAGGTTGATGTCGTCGGACCCGGAGCCGCGCATGACCGTCAGGTTGATCTTTTCGACTTTCTCGTTGGCCACGTCACCGAACGCGCTGACGACCTGTACGCGGTTCGAGACCTGCGCGCTGGACTCCTGACCGGTCTGTTCGGACTTGGTCTGGAGGAAGCCAGCCGTGTTGATGAGCACGCCCGCCGCAATCGCGGCGACCAGCACCATAGCGATGAAGACGATGAGTGTACCGATACCCACCTGACCGCGGTCGTTGACCGCGCCCTCGATTCTATCTTTTACTGCCGAGAGATAATTCCGTGTCATTATTCGGACCGTATTGTATTCGGGAGCTTTCCCAACGTGGACGTACCACCAACGATATATATAACATTCGTCTGTTTTCATCGCTGATAATCGGGGGACGGGACGCCGAATATCGACGGTGAGAGGTCGGCTCGAACGGCTTCGCGTCGGGGGACGAGTCTGACATCGGTGATAGGTCGTCTCGGCGCCCGGCGGGAACTGCGAGCGCCCCCGCTCGGTCCCCGAGCGAAAGGTCATAGGGTAAGCCTTTTGCGCTCGTGGTGTCCACTGCCTCCCAATGGCCGACTGCGAGGAGGTTTGCGTTCTCATCCCGACGCTGAACGAAGCTAAGACCATCGGCGAGGTTATCGACGGGTTCACCAGTCGCGGGTACGAGAACGTCCTCGTCATCGACGGCAACTCCTCGGACGGGACGACGGACATCGCCAGCGACCACGGGGCGCGCGTCATGTCCCAGTCGGGCACGGGGAAGGGGCAGGCGGTCCGCGAAGCCATCGACCACATCGACGCCGAGTACATCCTGATGCTCGACGGCGACGGCACCTACCGCCCGGAGGACGCCGAGGCGATGCTCGAACCGATACTCGACGGCGAGTACGAACACGTCATCGGCAACCGCTTCGCCGACATGGAGGAGGGCGCGATGAGTCGCCTCAACGAGTTCGGCAACGGCCTGTTCAACTGGGTGTTCGAGACCATCCACGGCAAGGACTTCGAGGACATCCTGAGCGGCTACCGGGCGTTCACCCGCCAGTCGGTGGAGAACTTCTATCTCGACGCGGACGGCTTCGGCGTCGAGACGGAACTCGCCGTCGAGTGTGTGAAACACGGCGTGCCGACGACGGTGGTGCCGATTCGCTACGAGGCACGGCCCGACGAATCGGATACCAACCTCCACCCGATTCGGGACGGCGGGGTCATCCTCGTGACGCTCTATCAACTGGCGAAGACGAGCAACCCGCTGTTCTACTTCGGGAGCGTCGGCGTGGGGAGTTCCCTGGTGGGGGTGACCATCGCCGCGTTCGTCGCCTACGAGTGGTTCGTGAAGGTGCCCCGCGAGAGCCACGAGGTGCTGGCGGTGGTCGCCGCGTTCGCCATCCTGTTCGGCGTGCAACTGCTGATGTTCGGGGTGCTGTCGGACCTCATCGTGACGCTCCACCGCGAGCAGATGCGACGGTTGGAGTGACCGCAGTCCCCGACCGGCGACATTTTTCCGAGTCCGAACCCGTCGGTACCGTTATCATTCTCGGGAGAGTACGACCGTCCGCATGGGAGAGACACACAACCTCTCGGACTACGACGAGGTGCGCGAATCGTTCTCGTGGGACGATATTTACGCCGAAGCGGACTGGGACGCGCCCGACGAACTCAACGTCGGTCACGAGGTCTGCGACCGCCACGCCGACGGCGGGGAGAACGTCGCGCTCCGACAGGTCGGGACCGACGGCGACCTGACGACGTTGACCTTCTCGGAACTGGCCGACCGGTCGAGTCGGTTCGCCAACGTCCTCGAAGAGTTGGGCGTCGAGCGGGGCGACCGGGTGTTCTCGTACATGCCGCGGATTCCGGAACACTACGTGGCGCTGGTCGGGACGCTCAAGCGCGGCGCGGTGTTCGGCGGCGTCAACGAGCGGTTCGGTCCGGACGGCATCTCCTACCGACTCGACGACTGCGACGCGTCGGTGGTCGTGACGACCAGCGACAACCGCGACACCGTGGCCGACGCCCTCGACGACGCCCCCTCGGTCGAACACGTCGTCACGGTGGACCGCGGGGAGGGTGAGTCCGGCGAGGGCATCGAGGAGGACGACCTCGTGTTCGCCGACGCGCTCGACGACGCGAGCGACGAGTACGAGACCGCCCGGACCGGCGGCGAGGACGACGCGCTGCTGTACTACACCAGCGGGACCACCGGCCCGGCGAAGGGCGTCCGCCACAGACAGCGGTGGGTCGCGGGCGTCGCCGCCACCCAGAAGTACGCGGTGGACCTCCAACCGGACGACCTCTACTGGTCCACGGCCGACCTCGGGTGGCTCACCGGCCCCATCAACACGCTCGGCGCGTGGTTCTGGGGCGCGAGTCTCTTCACCTACGAGGGCGAGTTCGACCCCGAGACGTGGGCCGACCTGCTGGACGAGCACCCGATTTCGGTCCTGTTCAGCGTCCCCACGGCCTACCGGATGCTCCGGGAGAAGGAACACGTACT
Protein-coding sequences here:
- the aglJ gene encoding S-layer glycoprotein N-glycosyltransferase AglJ, with the translated sequence MADCEEVCVLIPTLNEAKTIGEVIDGFTSRGYENVLVIDGNSSDGTTDIASDHGARVMSQSGTGKGQAVREAIDHIDAEYILMLDGDGTYRPEDAEAMLEPILDGEYEHVIGNRFADMEEGAMSRLNEFGNGLFNWVFETIHGKDFEDILSGYRAFTRQSVENFYLDADGFGVETELAVECVKHGVPTTVVPIRYEARPDESDTNLHPIRDGGVILVTLYQLAKTSNPLFYFGSVGVGSSLVGVTIAAFVAYEWFVKVPRESHEVLAVVAAFAILFGVQLLMFGVLSDLIVTLHREQMRRLE
- a CDS encoding archaellin/type IV pilin N-terminal domain-containing protein codes for the protein MTRNYLSAVKDRIEGAVNDRGQVGIGTLIVFIAMVLVAAIAAGVLINTAGFLQTKSEQTGQESSAQVSNRVQVVSAFGDVANEKVEKINLTVMRGSGSDDINLSSATIEWIGPEEATTLVHNTAAPDTLNGTEFDVSSIKDPDGSEPVLNTQDDRFKITMDATAIRESGTGLGEGEEVKLKLTTQYGAVTLYRANVPQSLSQESAVTV
- a CDS encoding glycosyltransferase family 4 protein yields the protein MKILQVAPRYAPHTGGVETHVAEISRRLVALGHDVTVFTADAEADLPRRETREGVRVRRFRGFAPGGAFHVAPGVAPAVRRADPDVVHAHNYHSLPAFFAALGVAVGGSAGPEDARFVVTPHYHGASASDFRDRLLSLYRPLGGWALDRADEVIAVSDWERDRLRSDFGVEATVIPNGLNAERFADATPEERDRPYLLCVGRLEAYKGVQHAIRALSELPEYDLLVAGSGDYREELEAVARREGVASRVEFLGYVADERLPGLYAGASAYLTLSTFEAYGMTVAEALAAGTPCVVREAGALVDWADRPDCESVAAIAPETVAEAVRNAVGRDAPAAALPTWDDVADRVLTRYE
- a CDS encoding sulfatase-like hydrolase/transferase, which produces MNVLLVTVDSLRADRVNPEVMPATRSFADGAVEFTECIANGPSTPASFPTIHASRYFASIEGLGIPEPGTDDGIRTLAERLRDAGYATAGYTDNHFASGSYHYDRGFETMYDASGAAEAGKLKQFVQSNLDKDGTLFRTIESVYNRVDALFASATGQESEYERAESLNRRAFDWIDDRSDDDSDDWFTWLHYMDAHHPYEAPDEYQRQFLDEPLSLSECRGLSRKGTHHPDEMTDREWELIRQLYDAECAYVDDQFDGVLTALENRDLLDETVVVFTADHGELVGEHGHAGHPPEFWEGVLRVPFLVHHPDREAATVDGQIRLIDAAPTVCDALSLDGFDGWEGESALEVADGEAESREYAFADVGRQIDYARCCARRADGWKVLRHADDGEFCFDVRETPDERPEDDRAEDAPPEYEAVADALDDHQERMKRLREGSSRGIAEDEEMVEDHLEDLGYLE
- a CDS encoding acyl-CoA synthetase gives rise to the protein MGETHNLSDYDEVRESFSWDDIYAEADWDAPDELNVGHEVCDRHADGGENVALRQVGTDGDLTTLTFSELADRSSRFANVLEELGVERGDRVFSYMPRIPEHYVALVGTLKRGAVFGGVNERFGPDGISYRLDDCDASVVVTTSDNRDTVADALDDAPSVEHVVTVDRGEGESGEGIEEDDLVFADALDDASDEYETARTGGEDDALLYYTSGTTGPAKGVRHRQRWVAGVAATQKYAVDLQPDDLYWSTADLGWLTGPINTLGAWFWGASLFTYEGEFDPETWADLLDEHPISVLFSVPTAYRMLREKEHVLEGVDLDLRHALSIGEPLSAGVVDWGEETLGVTVHDTYGQTETGNMIINNYPTMELKPGSMGKPLPGIEADVVDPETGESMPPGETGEIAQRGDYPCFFAEYWEKPEKTAGCFVEGPDGKWYLSGDLARKDEDGYFWFEGRADDVIISSGYRIGPFEVESSLGEHPAVAEAAVVPKPDRERGNIVKAYVVPSDDVDPDDELAEDVKTHVREELSAHEYPREIEFVEELPKTVTGKIRRTELQDDAQQEAEVEQE
- a CDS encoding glycosyltransferase, which gives rise to MNSFVAAAGALVAATALPYLAYLALYAAVSPSGSPAEKRDDEPTVSIVLPTYNESGIIEKKLDDVLSLDYPMEKVELVVVDSSDDETPELIEEYFADRDAPDLNLIREQERRGLAPALNDAYAAAENEMVVKTDCDSYVADDALREAAANLADPDVAAVTGQNAEVLGGSEVEAGYRGVQAHIQTLESHLDSTLIFHGPFSAFENDAIVPIDPNSLADDTELALKIRRGGDRVIFDPAVRYKEASHSDFGKRRLQKDRRGMGLIRLLAQHRDALGKYGNYGKLVLPFNWWFMVVSPWLVALDVLAVTAAGVSVAGLAGLAVPAALAGFVWLGQKDLLGPLQAVYAVFDSQVSLLHAAVELLRGKGDGTWEVDEELREAFD